In Lysobacter luteus, a single window of DNA contains:
- a CDS encoding chemotaxis protein CheW: protein MTTLAVDAYLDELLCDVADVAALPAMPGIAMTAPAAAHPAPGPAVVAAPVVAEQPPPASAARQAPADMPRHTSPDASATVPHRLARPSGSGRWLRLGIGRDHYAFELLRVQEVVRVAPIVAMRNAPPAVLGVMNLRGRIVPVFDLGRWLGSADVVESEQSRIVVVERDDELIGVLVTAVEDVATLAREHIEPPLSGSDAGAILGIARIGRSPVVLLDANALFA from the coding sequence ATGACCACCCTGGCGGTCGATGCCTACCTGGACGAGTTGCTGTGCGACGTCGCCGATGTCGCGGCCCTGCCTGCGATGCCCGGCATCGCGATGACCGCGCCGGCTGCGGCACACCCCGCGCCCGGGCCCGCAGTGGTCGCCGCGCCCGTCGTTGCAGAGCAGCCCCCACCTGCGTCCGCCGCGCGACAGGCCCCGGCAGACATGCCGCGGCACACCTCGCCCGATGCGTCCGCCACGGTACCCCACCGGCTGGCGCGACCTTCGGGTTCCGGCCGCTGGCTGCGCCTGGGCATCGGCCGTGACCACTACGCATTCGAACTGCTCCGCGTGCAGGAGGTGGTCCGCGTGGCACCGATCGTCGCGATGCGCAACGCCCCGCCGGCCGTGCTCGGCGTGATGAACCTGCGCGGGCGCATCGTCCCGGTGTTCGACCTGGGCCGCTGGCTCGGCAGCGCCGACGTGGTCGAAAGCGAGCAGTCGCGCATCGTCGTTGTCGAACGCGACGACGAGCTGATCGGCGTACTGGTGACCGCGGTCGAGGACGTTGCCACGCTGGCGCGCGAGCACATCGAGCCGCCGCTGTCGGGCAGCGATGCCGGCGCGATCCTCGGGATCGCCCGGATCGGCCGCAGTCCGGTCGTGCTGCTGGATGCGAACGCGCTGTTCGCGTAA
- a CDS encoding ParA family protein, producing the protein MQTWAIANQKGGVGKTTTSLCLARGLAADGARVVLIDLDPHASLTRAFAVPTDPPPAGSHDLFNTGGAAELRSLARGTAIDNLLLVAAQPALATLERRGATQAGLGLSIGRALHAARANFDYAVLDCPPTLGLLMVNALAAADRLVVPTQTDPLALHGLADMLRTADMVERSRRRPLPRHVLPTLYDRRTRSGVQSLDRLHELYEGRVWPKAIPMDTRLRDPATLTAAELPTGRGADAYRSALNWLLAAMPRQQEAA; encoded by the coding sequence ACCTGGGCCATCGCCAACCAGAAAGGCGGCGTCGGCAAGACCACCACCTCGCTATGCCTGGCGCGCGGCCTCGCCGCCGATGGCGCCCGCGTGGTGCTGATCGACCTCGACCCGCATGCCTCGCTGACCCGCGCGTTCGCGGTGCCGACCGACCCGCCGCCGGCGGGTAGCCACGACCTGTTCAACACGGGTGGCGCCGCCGAGCTGCGCTCGCTCGCACGCGGCACCGCCATCGACAACCTGTTGCTGGTCGCCGCGCAGCCGGCGCTGGCGACGCTGGAGCGCCGGGGCGCGACCCAGGCCGGGCTCGGCCTGTCGATCGGCCGCGCGCTGCATGCCGCCCGCGCCAACTTCGACTACGCCGTGCTCGACTGCCCGCCCACGCTGGGCCTGTTGATGGTCAATGCCCTGGCGGCGGCGGACCGGCTGGTGGTGCCGACCCAGACCGATCCGCTCGCCCTGCACGGCCTGGCCGACATGCTGCGCACCGCCGACATGGTCGAGCGCTCGCGCCGGCGGCCGTTGCCGCGGCACGTGCTGCCGACGCTGTATGACCGCCGTACCCGTTCGGGCGTGCAGAGCCTGGACCGGCTGCACGAGCTGTACGAGGGCCGGGTCTGGCCGAAGGCGATCCCGATGGACACTCGGCTGCGCGACCCCGCCACGCTGACCGCGGCCGAGCTGCCCACCGGGCGCGGCGCCGACGCCTACCGCTCCGCACTCAACTGGCTGCTTGCCGCGATGCCGCGGCAGCAGGAGGCCGCATGA
- a CDS encoding response regulator yields MSANLLIVDDSTSMRQMVAFALSSGGFNVREAEDGQAALDIARTASFDAVVTDVNMPRMDGIELIRQLRQLPNYKFTPLLMLTTESGGDKKMEGKAAGATGWLVKPFDPDQLLATVRKVLG; encoded by the coding sequence GTGAGCGCCAACCTACTGATCGTCGACGACTCCACCTCCATGCGGCAGATGGTCGCGTTCGCACTGTCATCGGGCGGCTTCAACGTGCGCGAGGCCGAAGACGGCCAGGCCGCGCTCGACATCGCCCGCACCGCGTCGTTCGACGCGGTCGTCACCGACGTCAACATGCCGCGGATGGACGGAATCGAGCTCATCCGCCAGCTGCGCCAGCTGCCCAACTACAAGTTCACGCCGCTGCTGATGCTCACCACCGAGTCCGGCGGCGACAAGAAGATGGAAGGCAAGGCCGCGGGCGCAACCGGCTGGCTGGTCAAGCCGTTCGACCCCGACCAGCTGCTCGCCACGGTCCGCAAGGTCCTGGGCTGA
- a CDS encoding chemotaxis protein CheA: protein MDITQFHAAFFEESREGLDAMESGLLGLEAGGASADVVNVIFRAAHSIKGGAATFGFGRVTDLTHLLETLLDQARSGQRVLDGSAVGVLLEAVDVLRGLLAAAEQGDGDGDGAIDHAALAHARAGLDRILAGASPETVDGAAGGSDASMTAGGPDHWRIGFRPEPSLFMSGNDPLRILRELESLGELGATCLDDRLPPFSELDPFEAHLAWDLMLPGSVARGAIDEAFAWVEDQCELTIDAVQPEAAAAAPDADDAAAATAPALGADAADVPARRASDAETSIRVAVAKVDALINLVGELVITQAMLRQQSSGLDPNTHEALLGGLEQLDRNTRDLQEAIMGVRMLPVEFAFSRFPRMVRDLATRLDKKVRLKTRGEATELDKGVIEKIVDPLVHLMRNAIDHGLEMPAERVAAGKDETGTISMSAAHQGGHIIIEVGDDGKGLDRERILRKAAERNLPVPADPTDAQVWDLVFHPGFSTADALTDLSGRGVGMDVVKSNIVALGGQVEIRSEKGVGTTVSIRLPLTLAILDGMSVAVGDEVFILPLNMVIESLQPGPGEIRTIANDTRVLKVREDYLPLVNLREQYRLPHPAGAGAAANAATPAPIAVVVESDGRKLALEVDELLGQQQVVVKNIEANYRRIAGVSGATILGDGRVALIVDAGGLAQSNPLPSAA from the coding sequence ATGGACATCACCCAGTTCCACGCCGCGTTCTTCGAGGAGAGCCGCGAAGGCCTCGACGCGATGGAGTCCGGCCTGCTGGGACTGGAGGCCGGTGGCGCCAGCGCCGACGTCGTCAACGTCATCTTCCGCGCCGCGCACTCGATCAAGGGTGGCGCGGCGACGTTCGGCTTTGGCCGGGTCACCGACCTGACCCACCTGCTGGAAACCCTGCTCGACCAGGCCCGCAGCGGCCAGCGCGTGCTGGACGGCAGCGCCGTGGGCGTGCTTCTGGAAGCGGTCGACGTGCTGCGTGGCCTGCTCGCCGCCGCCGAACAGGGCGACGGCGACGGTGACGGCGCGATCGACCACGCGGCCCTCGCGCATGCGCGCGCCGGGCTGGACCGGATCCTCGCCGGCGCGTCGCCGGAAACGGTGGACGGCGCCGCGGGCGGTTCCGACGCATCAATGACGGCCGGCGGCCCGGACCACTGGCGCATCGGCTTCCGCCCGGAGCCGTCGCTGTTCATGAGCGGCAACGACCCGCTGCGGATCCTGCGCGAGCTCGAAAGCCTCGGAGAGCTCGGCGCGACCTGCCTGGACGACCGCCTGCCACCGTTTTCCGAACTCGACCCGTTCGAGGCCCACCTGGCGTGGGACCTCATGCTGCCCGGCAGCGTCGCCCGCGGTGCGATCGACGAGGCGTTCGCCTGGGTCGAGGACCAGTGCGAGCTGACCATCGACGCGGTCCAGCCGGAGGCGGCCGCTGCTGCACCGGATGCCGACGATGCGGCCGCGGCTACCGCGCCCGCCCTCGGCGCGGACGCCGCGGACGTGCCCGCGCGCCGCGCCAGCGACGCCGAGACCTCGATCCGCGTGGCCGTCGCCAAGGTCGACGCCCTGATCAACCTGGTCGGCGAACTCGTGATCACCCAGGCAATGCTGCGCCAGCAGTCCAGTGGGCTGGACCCGAACACACATGAAGCGCTGCTGGGCGGCCTGGAGCAGCTGGACCGCAACACCCGCGACCTGCAGGAAGCGATCATGGGCGTGCGCATGCTGCCGGTGGAGTTCGCCTTCAGCCGGTTCCCGCGTATGGTGCGCGACCTCGCAACCCGGCTCGACAAGAAGGTAAGGCTGAAGACGAGGGGCGAGGCGACCGAGCTGGACAAGGGCGTGATCGAGAAGATCGTCGACCCGCTGGTGCACCTGATGCGCAACGCGATCGACCACGGCCTGGAAATGCCGGCCGAACGCGTCGCCGCGGGCAAGGACGAGACCGGCACCATCAGCATGAGCGCGGCCCACCAGGGCGGGCACATCATCATCGAGGTCGGCGACGACGGTAAGGGCCTGGATCGCGAGCGCATCCTGCGCAAGGCGGCCGAGCGCAACCTGCCGGTGCCGGCCGACCCCACCGACGCCCAGGTCTGGGACCTGGTGTTCCACCCCGGCTTCTCCACCGCCGACGCGTTGACCGACCTGTCGGGCCGCGGCGTCGGCATGGACGTGGTCAAGAGCAACATCGTCGCGCTCGGTGGCCAGGTCGAGATCCGCAGCGAGAAGGGCGTCGGCACCACCGTGTCGATCCGCCTGCCGCTGACGCTGGCGATCCTCGACGGCATGTCGGTGGCGGTCGGCGACGAGGTCTTCATCCTGCCACTGAACATGGTGATCGAATCGCTGCAGCCCGGCCCGGGCGAGATCCGCACGATCGCCAATGACACCCGCGTGCTGAAGGTGCGCGAGGACTACCTGCCTCTCGTCAACCTGCGCGAGCAGTACCGCCTGCCCCACCCGGCTGGCGCTGGCGCCGCCGCCAACGCCGCGACCCCGGCGCCGATCGCGGTGGTGGTGGAAAGCGACGGCCGCAAGCTGGCGCTGGAGGTCGACGAGCTGCTCGGCCAGCAGCAAGTGGTGGTCAAGAACATCGAGGCCAACTACCGCCGCATCGCCGGTGTGTCGGGCGCGACCATCCTCGGCGACGGCCGGGTCGCGCTGATCGTCGACGCCGGCGGACTGGCGCAGTCCAATCCCCTCCCGTCGGCCGCCTGA
- a CDS encoding STAS domain-containing protein, with protein sequence MTQLSLQPDLGIEHVAELQATLLPHLEDDAPVQLAGDQVRRVHAAGLQLLHAFVRDRAAAGRSTIVTLASPTLADAARSLALAASLGVDTPSGDPA encoded by the coding sequence ATGACCCAACTGTCGCTGCAACCCGACCTCGGCATCGAGCACGTCGCCGAACTGCAGGCCACGCTGCTGCCGCACCTCGAGGACGACGCGCCGGTGCAGCTGGCCGGCGACCAGGTACGGCGCGTGCACGCGGCCGGGCTGCAGCTGCTGCACGCCTTCGTGCGCGACCGCGCCGCGGCGGGCCGCAGCACCATCGTCACCCTCGCCTCGCCGACCCTGGCCGACGCCGCGCGTTCGCTCGCGCTCGCCGCCAGCCTCGGCGTAGATACACCCTCCGGAGACCCCGCGTGA